In the Actinopolymorpha sp. NPDC004070 genome, CCCGGATCCGGGAGGTGGTCGACGCCCGTAACAGCCTGGACGCGGCGGCCTACCAGGTTGAACGCCGGCTGGGTGAGCTCGGTGACGCCGCACCCGAACACGAACGGGCTCGTGCGGAGTTGTTGTTGGGCGATGCCCGTCAGGCGGTCAAGGACGACAGCGCGCCGCTGGAGCGGCTGCGGTCGCTGACCGGTGAACTGCAGCAGCTCTACCACAGCCTGAGCGCTTCCGGCGGTGGAGCCGGTGGCGGGGAGGGTGGTCCCGGACCAGGCGGACCAGGCGGTGAACCAGGTGGTGGGCCCGGTCAAGGTGGTCAGGGTGTGCCCGGGCAGCGTGCAGCGGCGGAGGACGAGGACGTGATCGACGCGGAGTTCACCACGGACTGAGGCCCACCACGGACTGAGGTTCACCACGGACTGAGGTTCACCACGGACTGAGTTCAGCACGGACTGAGGCTTGCGATGACCGAGCAGAAGCCGGAGCACCCGCCGGATCTTGACCGGCCGGGGGCGAGTGAGACCGACAGGCAGAGTGCGGGCGAGCAGCCGGGCCCGTCCGGCCGCGACGATGCGCTGGTGGAGGCGCGGGCGCGTGCGG is a window encoding:
- a CDS encoding Hsp70 family protein; protein product: FRLENIRPAPRGEPQVEVTYDVDANGILNVSARDKDTGAEQRITISESSNLDKSEVDRMVSDAERYRADDARIREVVDARNSLDAAAYQVERRLGELGDAAPEHERARAELLLGDARQAVKDDSAPLERLRSLTGELQQLYHSLSASGGGAGGGEGGPGPGGPGGEPGGGPGQGGQGVPGQRAAAEDEDVIDAEFTTD